A window of Plasmodium brasilianum strain Bolivian I chromosome 8, whole genome shotgun sequence contains these coding sequences:
- a CDS encoding U5 small nuclear ribonucleoprotein component — protein sequence MESKNNLYDEFGNYIGGNIDSDEDYSEDDQDDEEEDVNDEYGRKGDDDEGDDEDNDEDVDEDDDDKVDNGGKYTDEEEEEELKEKGNNGAFSANIDELQKVYDGVEVFVEEEDAQDIEEATINKINANVERISFIKKLDVEANRKNFDLVETSLPNNTFSFKFLSELMPHTQFIRNICIAGHFHHGKTTIVDRLIEYTRDKKNKTRICSNISSNNKNSSTVSFFNLHTEMEGIIRKRNVKETDMITPYNSKKIDYITSYTDTRLDEQARGLSIKAIPISLIFQNRIYENIPSNVLLNKKKDNLKYKSYIFNIIDTPGHVNFFDEFLCSLNICECCCLVVDVIDGCMYVTENIIKTCIYENVKIILIINCIDKLIMDLRLPPNDAYHKINYTIEEINIKVESICELLNKSSKEKKEFLLSPLKNNVLFSSSIYGIFFTLKSFSKIYCNLYNAYHIDIDEFSQYLWGDIYFNEEEFTFASSPLYANQKRSFVEFILNPIYKIFGYVCSEEKEFLIPFLKNFNISLKKNDYLFNNRYLLKKINGMIFEDTTAFVDVIIDNCPSPLENAKNKIMQIYSGSLKTKICYDMMRCLKGDKTDNLMVYIIKNYHRPECLMLDLFGRVMCGTIRKGQTVCILGEGYSLSDDEDMITRVVTHLWVYEGRYRVEVDEVPAGNFVLIGGIDICINKTCTITNVKKKKKKSVNTILKGVSTDISNNSIVKSVNKSILIDDEDEEAEIFYPLHRKFRYVNCANSVFKVACEPINPSELPKMLDGLRKIDKSYPLSSTKVEESGEHIILGTGELYLDCILHDLRKLYGDLEIKISDPVVQFSETIIETSALNCFAETPNKKNKIYMISEPIQKELMDDIVQGLVHLNKNQNVNIDEYLHTVDNLLHENGMNKDTGKGEKKNGEMLSDESYSSGKGKEKEEQMNDEEMIDTEETEEDLPKKETTNDVDAEKRKSTLNYDIDKNVISLLTDKHNWDILSIRSIWAFGPENNSPNILLDYSLYKETNKENLYSVKDNIIQGFCWATKEGPLIEEGMKNVKVKILSADIDNDPINRGAGQIIPTTRRAIYSSFLLATPRLLEPILFTEIICSGDSVSSVYNVLSRRRGHVLKDFPKVGTPLYMVHAYIPAIESFGFETDLRTHTSGQAFCLSMFDHWHIVPGDPLDRSIILRPLEPAPIQHLAREFLLKTRRRKGLTEDVTINRFFDDPMLLNIKDEFAEHF from the coding sequence ATggaatcaaaaaataatctGTATGACGAGTTCGGAAATTACATAGGGGGAAATATTGACAGTGATGAGGACTACTCAGAGGATGACCAAGACGATGAAGAGGAGGACGTAAATGATGAATATGGACGAAAGGGAGATGACGATGAGGGTGACGATGAGGATAACGATGAGGATGTCGACGAGGATGATGATGACAAAGTAGATAACGGGGGAAAATACACAGACGAGGAAGAGGAGGAAGAATTGAAAGAGAAAGGAAATAACGGAGCATTTAGTGCAAATATAGACGAATTACAAAAGGTATATGATGGTGTGGAAGTGTTTGTAGAAGAAGAAGATGCCCAAGATATTGAAGAAGCAAcgattaataaaataaatgcaaatgTAGAGAGAATAAGCTTTATAAAGAAGTTAGATGTTGAAGCAAATAGAAAGAACTTTGATTTGGTTGAGACAAGTTTGCCTAATAATACATTcagttttaaatttttgtcTGAATTGATGCCACACACACaatttataagaaatatttgtataGCTGGTCATTTCCATCATGGTAAGACGACAATAGTAGATAGATTAATTGAATATACGAgagataaaaagaataaaactAGGATATGTAGCAAtattagtagtaataataagaatagtAGCACTGttagtttttttaatttacatacTGAAATGGAAGGTATTATAAGAAAACGAAATGTGAAGGAAACTGATATGATTACACCATATAacagtaaaaaaattgattacATAACAAGTTACACAGATACAAGATTAGATGAACAAGCTAGAGGATTATCTATTAAAGCTATTCCaatatctttaatttttcaaaatagaatatatgaaaatataccTAGTAAcgtattattaaataaaaaaaaagataatttaaaatataaatcgtACATATTTAACATAATAGATACTCCGGGacatgtaaatttttttgacGAATTTCTTTGCTCGTTGAATATTTGCGAATGTTGTTGTTTAGTAGTGGATGTCATTGATggttgtatgtatgtaacagaaaatataataaaaacttgTATTTATGAGAatgtgaaaataattttaataataaactgcatagataaattaattatggACTTACGTTTACCACCTAATGATGCATAccacaaaataaattatactattgaagaaataaatataaaagtggAATCTATATgtgaattattaaataagagtagtaaagaaaaaaaagagttcTTATTATCtccattaaaaaataatgtattatttagcTCAAGTATATatggtatattttttaccttaaaatcttttagtaaaatttattgtaatttatataatgcatATCATATAGACATAGATGAATTTTCGCAATATTTATGGggagatatatattttaatgaggAGGAATTTACATTTGCTTCATCACCTTTGTATGCAAATCAGAAACGATCTTTTGTTGAATTTATACTTAATccaatttataaaatttttggtTATGTATGCtcagaagaaaaagaatttttaattccttttttaaaaaattttaatatttctttaaaaaaaaatgattatctATTTAACAATAgatatttgttaaaaaaaattaatggtATGATATTTGAAGACACTACAGCTTTTGTAGATGTAATAATAGATAACTGTCCATCTCCTCTAGAAAATGccaagaataaaattatgcaaaTATACTCAGGTtcattaaaaacaaaaatatgttatgaCATGATGAGATGTCTAAAAGGAGACAAAACAGATAATTTAatggtatatattataaaaaattatcacaGACCAGAATGTTTGATGCTTGATCTATTTGGTAGAGTAATGTGTGGAACTATAAGAAAAGGGCAAACAGTGTGTATATTAGGAGAAGGGTATAGTTTAAGTGATGATGAAGATATGATAACCCGAGTTGTAACACATCTTTGGGTTTATGAAGGAAGATATAGAGTAGAAGTAGATGAAGTACCAGCAggaaattttgttttaataggAGGTAttgatatatgtataaataaaacatgcACAATAACgaatgtaaaaaagaaaaagaaaaagtctGTTAACACTATTTTGAAAGGAGTAAGCACAGATATTTCAAACAATAGTATAGTGAAGAGTGTAAATAAGTCTATTCTTATTGATGATGAGGATGAAGAGGCCGAAATATTCTACCCCTTGCATAGAAAATTTAGATATGTCAATTGTGCTAATTCTGTGTTTAAAGTTGCATGTGAACCTATTAACCCATCTGAATTACCTAAAATGTTAGATGGGTTGagaaaaattgataaatCATACCCCCTATCTAGTACTAAAGTAGAAGAGTCAGGggaacatataattttaggGACAGGAGAATTATATCTAGATTGCATTTTGCATGACTTAAGAAAGTTGTATGGTGATCTAGAAATTAAGATTTCTGATCCTGTTGTACAATTCAGTGAAACCATAATTGAAACATCAGCTCTTAATTGTTTTGCTGAGAcaccaaataaaaaaaataaaatttatatgatatCTGAGCCAATACAAAAAGAGTTAATGGATGATATAGTTCAAGGTCttgttcatttaaataagaatcaaaatgtaaatatagaTGAGTATTTACACACAGTTGATAACTTGCTGCATGAAAATGGTATGAATAAGGATACAGGAAaaggagagaaaaaaaatggggaGATGTTATCAGATGAATCATATTCTAGTGGAAAAGGTAAAGAGAAAGAAGAACAAATGAACGACGAAGAGATGATAGACACAGAAGAGACTGAGGAGGATCTTCCAAAGAAGGAAACTACAAATGATGTAGATGCAGAAAAGAGAAAGAGTACACTAAATTATGATATAGATAAGAACGTCATTTCGTTATTAACGGATAAACATAACTGGGACATCTTATCTATAAGATCAATTTGGGCTTTTGGACCAGAAAATAATAGCCcgaatatattattagattactctttatataaagaaacgaataaggaaaatttatattctgTTAAGGATAATATAATTCAAGGTTTCTGTTGGGCTACTAAAGAAGGTCCATTAATTGAAGAAGGTATGAAAAATGTGaaggtaaaaatattaagtgcAGATATAGATAATGATCCAATTAATAGAGGGGCAGGACAAATTATACCTACTACTAGAAGAGCAATATATTCGTCCTTTTTGTTAGCTACACCAAGATTATTAGAacctattttatttactgAAATTATATGTTCAGGTGATTCAGTTTCTTCTGTTTATAATGTATTATCAAGAAGAAGAGGACATGTATTAAAAGACTTTCCAAAAGTGGGTACCCCTTTATATATGGTTCATGCATACATACCTGCCATAGAATCTTTTGGCTTTGAAACAGATTTAAGGACTCATACTAGTGGTCAAGCATTTTGCCTAAGTATGTTTGATCATTGGCATATTGTCCCAGGGGATCCCTTAGACAGGTCAATTATACTAAGGCCATTGGAACCTGCTCCTATTCAACACTTAGCTCGAgaatttttgttaaaaacgAGAAGAAGGAAAGGATTAACTGAGGATGTAACAATTAATAGGTTCTTTGATGACCCTATGCTACTAAATATCAAGGATGAATTCGCTGAGCATTTCTGA
- a CDS encoding inner membrane complex protein 1c, with the protein MEDSNKLSPIFKKSDSMDAKETSTVDRKWVALTAYQPVDVVTKTVEVPIIKTVEKFVPKTIIQEKIIHVPKNVTHVVEKIVEVPEVKYIEKIVEVPHIHYKNKYVPKIEVVEKIVERQNIIEKWHDKIVEVPQIKEVVRFKEIEDAEEVIKYVPRNSKHINWEEEYKKYSQRQSVQRYSMDNGSYQKKMSLYNDYNENAYTQNAYSRSLDFMKNQSSLNEQNNLRSEDFSQLNLLNQYSSRGIGSFDQQRSIPASSFDVRGSLQLKRLPSEEAKPVGCCTTVCR; encoded by the coding sequence atggaagATTCAAATAAACTTTCGCcgatttttaaaaaatctgATAGTATGGATGCAAAAGAGACATCTACAGTAGATAGAAAATGGGTTGCATTAACAGCCTACCAACCAGTTGATGTTGTTACAAAGACTGTTGAAGTTCCAATTATTAAAACGGTAGAAAAATTTGTCCCAAAAACTATTatacaagaaaaaattatccaTGTCCCAAAAAATGTTACACACGTTGTTGAGAAAATAGTGGAAGTCCCAgaagttaaatatattgaGAAAATAGTTGAAGTTCCTCACATACATTACAAAAACAAATACGTTCCAAAAATTGAAGTAGTAGAAAAGATTGTTGAGCGCCAGAATATTATCGAAAAATGGCATGACAAAATTGTTGAGGTACCTCAAATCAAAGAAGTTGTTAGATTTAAAGAAATCGAAGATGCAGAGgaagttataaaatatgttccAAGGAATTCTAAGCACATTAACTGGGAAGAAGAGTACAAAAAATACTCTCAAAGACAAAGTGTACAAAGATATAGTATGGATAATGGTTCTTATCAGAAAAAAATGAGTTTATATAATGATTATAATGAAAACGCATATACACAAAATGCATATAGTAGAAGTCTtgattttatgaaaaatcaaTCAAGcttaaatgaacaaaataatttaaggAGTGAAGATTTTTCACaacttaatttattaaatcaaTATAGTTCAAGAGGTATTGGCAGTTTCGATCAACAACGAAGCATTCCTGCATCCAGTTTTGATGTACGCGGAAGTTTACAATTGAAAAGATTACCATCTGAGGAAGCTAAACCTGTTGGTTGTTGTACAACTGTTTGCAGGTAA
- a CDS encoding MKT1 domain-containing protein has product MRVRRLQTYLAENNLLKKSSVDGIRNLTLGIDAMYFLRTASDLKDILSDASGCISPCIFHLIDKQCEYFNKLNINLIFVFDGITPRAHKLFSAQFHQHMEQGWIYYVNDEKNLSYNTFSQVANICNSDFTFLLFHYLKSKGYRCIYAPYLATSQLSYFLEINIIDIILGPPTIVLLHNVEKVILNIFWKKNYFEWVDLNYLLKVWNINKEQFTDACLLAGTEYCLTFPYLNLSHFNNGNNEFNFGISIEFIRQSPLISYLQHFPNEELRNNHVEGYCVCKTLLKFPLVLLSSGEVNLFESHDEGQLTDPLQRECMFLSNTNREGEGEIEVNGDDHSDVEDEGAYDDNDKDNNSDKDNNSDNNNINDNDNNNDNDNNNDNDNINDNNNDNINDNDNDNNNNNNNNNNNNNNNDSDSDSDSDSDNCGSHDDAPDERCSEGNKYDSRSYNKLSRNDNHTNTKEKNDDEGKGKKDPSENNKKYAKGSWDNLNVIKNTTQNDSHNSSALVDKCNVQLKLVNLEKENTCASLTYSNSNDVVYTCGQEKNEEKDDNRIRGNKNDDDKDTCKRGGGNEETANVSENCSNTGKNLNTHDMNNMNRLHAGSRNAEGLMTNGKKCSEKDKINENSNLNSIKEDNVCNIKKRKQQNKSKVGCKLVPHDYIKVVGTRFPTCVYYLMSVGLLSKKILCVLALGEWVDYTHPIIDSFEYRDSLIDLREYRCRILGLISVKLNPFFYKRKIKFFDYGYYINNIFDRNNKFTYLDIDLVDGFLWNINKNNVIEEIKRQNISKVDLQFILRWHLYSESKSISLVYKKEEYLCEDKFELSDTRGKSPERVNTNWGNLGSAREEEGTKEREEKGANLVNEDKVEIVREEEEEERSEHSRDNKICPDKMIKKYNDYYKNLLSLNNQNFNSFLCLVYYMFLENLGIFTKNCGVTLFGLLLSEVKNKNIDSNILIIFELLKFGFLTTEPLLPPNGKSYPKNAYASIMNSKHLADQDKKSVLLLSRIYSLYSANVDQRKTYDGLIDFDLCAFFAVVKIIKKTLRQLLQACVANVLISNMNLMHILPENLYNPLDTNISGFFVTDHLMGVLTKYFLLFNFEDLKKEKSSKRVQPRSDSVTSSNKTFNLNENNSNDSKDVSYDSTNVNNGSSEGIIGSSEMSNGNNGSNGSNDSNGNNGSNGSNDSNGSNDSNGSIGSVDVSNDSTGSAEASNDSIEMNNDNTKGRYAKEEEKLNINNNPHGMSESKKIQNGDVFNEWSNENVYKIKTYDEMNKPESKKIFIRKGDENIMNEVDKNDSRKCKEYTMHEKLLMDSSCESKNSTYDRSASINSPHEDDHANDDNNKRRHDNLEENSGNNKGDSSENKGAEKNGSNYERNENTGYKNENTRNIGNQNNNDDAIDKDENENNCCVDYEDASSNNFNEFEKDIRKKFPSFLNPIIDLCNAINTWRDHLSLITQLEKHTNVYDLVSDLKAANSFLEKKIHYIGLDKTPTYINICSSYNT; this is encoded by the coding sequence ATGAGAGTCAGACGATTGCAAACATACCTGGCGGAAAATAACTTGTTGAAGAAAAGTTCAGTAGATGGTATAAGAAATTTAACCTTGGGAATAGATgctatgtattttttaagaacAGCAAGTGACTTAAAGGATATTTTGAGTGATGCCTCTGGGTGTATATCTCCttgtatatttcatttaatagaTAAACAGTgtgaatattttaacaagttaaatataaatttaatatttgtttttgatGGAATAACTCCAAGAGCACATAAATTATTCTCTGCGCAGTTTCATCAACATATGGAACAAGGGTggatatattatgtaaatgaTGAGAAAAACTTAtcatataatactttttctCAAGTAgctaatatatgtaattctgattttacctttttattatttcattatttaaaaagtaaaggatatagatgtatatatgcaccaTATTTAGCAACATCACAATTATCTTATTTTcttgaaataaatataattgatATAATTCTAGGTCCACCAACAATagttttattacataatgttgaaaaagtaatattaaatattttttggaaaaaaaattatttcgaATGGGtagatttaaattatttactaaaagtatggaatataaataaagaacaGTTTACTGATGCATGTTTATTAGCAGGTACAGAATACTGTTTAACTTTTccttatttaaatttatctcattttaataatggaaataatgaatttaattttgGCATATCCATAGAATTTATTAGACAGTCTCCATTAATAAGTTATTTACAGCATTTTCCTAACGAGGAATTGAGAAATAACCATGTAGAAGGATATTGTGTATGTAAAACACTTTTGAAATTTCCTCTAGTTTTGTTGAGCAGTGGAGAGGTAAACCTCTTTGAGTCGCATGATGAAGGTCAGCTAACTGACCCTCTGCAAAGGGAGTGCATGTTTTTAAGTAATACAAACAGAGAGGGAGAGGGAGAGATAGAGGTAAATGGAGATGATCATAGCGATGTTGAAGATGAAGGTGCTTATGATGATAATGACAAAGACAATAACAGTGACAAAGACAATAACAGTGacaataacaatattaatgataatgaCAATAACAATGACAATGACAATAACAATGAcaatgataatattaatgaCAATAACAATGAcaatattaatgataatgataatgataataacaataacaataacaataacaataacaataacaataacaatgaCAGTGACAGTGACAGTGACAGTGACAGTGACAATTGTGGTTCCCATGATGATGCCCCTGATGAACGTTGTAGTGAAGGAAACAAATATGACAGCAGAAGTTACAATAAACTTAGCAGAAATGATAATCATACTAATACTAAGGAAAAGAACGATGATGAAGGTAAGGGTAAAAAAGACCCAAgtgaaaataacaaaaaatatgctaAGGGGAGTTGGGACAacttaaatgtaataaagaATACAACACAAAACGACTCACATAATTCAAGTGCTCTCGTTGATAAATGTAATGTACAGTTGAAATTAGTTAACTTAGAAAAAGAGAATACATGTGCAAGTTTGACCTATAGTAATTCAAATGATGTTGTTTATACATGTGGtcaggaaaaaaatgaagaaaaggaTGACAACAGAATTAGAGGAAACAAAAACGATGATGACAAAGATACATGTAAGAGGGGGGGGGGAAATGAGGAGACTGCAAACGTTAGTGAAAATTGTAGCAACACgggaaaaaatttaaacacccatgatatgaataatatgaacCGTTTGCATGCCGGTAGTAGAAATGCAGAAGGGTTAATGACTAATGGTAAGAAATGTAGTGAAAAGGACAAGATAAATGAAAACTCAAATTTAAACAGTATTAAAGAGGACAACGTatgtaatataaagaaaaggaaacagcaaaataaatcaaaagtAGGCTGCAAGTTGGTGCCGCatgattatataaaagtagtAGGGACTAGATTCCCTACTTGTGTGTACTACTTAATGTCAGTTGGtcttttaagtaaaaaaattttatgcgTTTTGGCCTTAGGTGAATGGGTTGATTATACCCACCCAATTATTGATTCCTTCGAATATCGGGATTCACTAATTGATTTGAGAGAATATAGATGTAGAATACTAGGTCTTATTTCAGTAAAACTGaacccttttttttataaaagaaaaataaaatttttcgaTTATggatattatataaataacatatttgATCGAAATAACAAGTTTACATATCTTGACATAGATTTAGTGGACGGATTTTTGtggaatataaataaaaacaatgtaATTGAAGAGATTAAGAGACAAAATATTAGTAAGGTGGAtttacaatttattttaaggTGGCATTTGTATTCTGAAAGTAAAAGTATATCCTTAGTCTACAAAAAGGAGGAGTACTTGTGTGAAGATAAGTTCGAGTTAAGTGACACAAGGGGAAAATCACCTGAACGTGTAAATACGAATTGGGGAAATTTAGGAAGTGCAAGAGAAGAGGAAGGAACAAAGGAAAGAGAAGAAAAGGGTGCAAATTTAGTTAATGAAGACAAAGTAGAAATAGTTAGAGaggaggaagaagaagaacGTAGTGAACACAGCAGAGATAACAAAATATGCCctgataaaatgataaagaaatataatgattattataaaaatcttTTAAGTCTGAATAATCAAAATTTTAACAGTTTTTTATGTcttgtatattatatgtttcttGAAAATTTAGGTATTTTCACCAAAAATTGTGGTGTTACTTTATTTGGTCTTTTATTATCAGaagtgaaaaataaaaatatagatagtaatattttaattatatttgagTTACTGAAGTTTGGATTTCTGACAACAGAACCTTTGTTACCTCCAAATGGAAAATCATATCCAAAAAATGCATATGCATCAATTATGAACAGCAAACATTTAGCTGATCAAGATAAAAAGAGTGTCCTCTTATTATCTCGAATATATTCCTTATACAGTGCAAATGTAGATCAACGTAAAACATATGATGGACTAATTGATTTTGATTTATGCGCATTTTTTGCtgtagtaaaaataattaagaagACTCTAAGACAATTACTACAAGCATGTGTTGCTAACGTACTTATAAGTAATATGAATCTAATGCATATATTACCAGAAAATTTATACAATCCGTTAGACACGAATATATCAGGTTTTTTCGTAACAGATCATCTTATGGGTGTTTTAAccaaatactttttattatttaactttGAGGatttgaaaaaggaaaaatctAGTAAGCGTGTACAACCCCGAAGCGACAGTGTGACATCATCAAATAAGACCTTTAATTTGAATGAAAACAATAGTAACGATAGCAAAGACGTGAGTTATGATAGCACAAATGTGAACAATGGTAGTAGTGAAGGAATAATAGGTAGTAGCGAAATGAGCAATGGTAACAATGGTAGCAATGGTAGCAATGATAGCAATGGTAACAATGGTAGCAATGGTAGCAATGATAGCAATGGTAGCAATGATAGCAATGGTAGTATTGGTAGTGTTGACGTGAGTAATGATAGCACTGGAAGTGCTGAGGCGAGTAATGACAGCATAGAAatgaataatgataatacAAAAGGAAGGTATGcaaaagaggaagaaaaattaaacattaataataatcCACACGGAATGAGTGAAAGTAAGAAAATTCAAAATGGGGATGTATTTAATGAATGGAGTaatgaaaatgtatataaaataaaaacatacgATGAAATGAATAAACCAGAAagtaagaaaatttttattagaaagggcgatgaaaatataatgaatgaAGTAGATAAAAATGATTCTAGAAAGTGTAAGGAATATACTATGCATGAAAAATTACTAATGGACTCGTCATGTGAGAGCAAGAACAGTACATATGATCGAAGTGCCAGTATTAACAGTCCACACGAAGATGATCATGcgaatgatgataataataaaaggagGCATGATAATTTGGAGGAAAATTCAGGTAATAATAAAGGTGACAGTAGTGAAAATAAGGGAGCTGAAAAGAATGGCAGCAATTATGAGAGAAATGAAAATACTGgatataaaaatgagaatACTAGAAATATAGGTAATCAAAATAACAATGATGATGCTATAGATAAAGACGAAAACGAAAATAACTGTTGTGTAGATTATGAAGATGCTTCGTCAAATAACTTTAATGAAtttgaaaaagatataagaaaaaaatttcctaGTTTTTTGAACCCTATAATTGATTTATGTAATGCAATAAATACTTGGAGAGACCATTTAAGCCTAATAACACAGTTAGAAAAACATACGAATGTTTACGATTTGGTTTCAGACCTAAAAGCTGCGAACAgctttttggaaaaaaaaatacactaTATAGGACTTGATAAAACAccaacatatattaatatttgttcgtcttataatacataa
- a CDS encoding 40S ribosomal protein S20e, with protein MSKLMKGAIDNEKFRLRRIRIALTSKNLRAIEKVCSDIMKGAKEKNLNVSGPVRLPVKTLRLTTRKSPCGEGTNTWDRFELRIYKRLIDLYSQCEVVTQMTSINIDPVVEVEVIITDS; from the exons ATGAGTAAATTAATGAAAGGAGCTATTGATAACGAGAAGTTTAGACTTCGTCGTATTCGTATAGCTTTAACCTCAAAAAATTTGAGAGCTATAGAAAAAG TTTGCAGTGACATTATGAAAGGagcaaaggaaaaaaatttaaatgtatcGGGACCCGTGAGATTACCAGTTAAAACTTTAAGGTTAACAACAAGAAAATCACCATGTGGAGAAGGTACCAATACTTGGGATAGATTTGAATTAAGAATTTATAAGAGGCTTATTGATTTATATTCTCAATGTGAAGTTGTTACACAAATGACATCCATCAATATAGACCCAGTAGTTGAAGTAGAAGTTATTATAACAGattcttaa